The following coding sequences lie in one Rhizobium sp. ZPR4 genomic window:
- a CDS encoding haloacid dehalogenase type II: MAPFRPKYITFDCYGTLINFEMAEAARDIYGSGLDEAKMQQFTKNFAAYRLDEILGDWKPYADVVHNAVERTCRANGVKFRAEDAKAIYERVPSWGPHPDVPAGLAKVAKEIPLVILSNAMNSQIMSNVDKLGAPFHAVYTAEQANAYKPRFKAFEYMFDMLGCGPEDILHCSSSFRYDLMSAHDLGIKNKVWVNRGHEPANPYYGYVEIADISGLAGVVGL, translated from the coding sequence ATGGCGCCTTTCCGGCCGAAATACATCACCTTCGATTGCTATGGCACGCTCATCAATTTCGAGATGGCCGAAGCGGCGCGCGACATTTATGGCTCCGGACTTGATGAAGCGAAGATGCAGCAGTTTACAAAGAACTTCGCCGCCTATCGGCTGGACGAGATTCTCGGCGACTGGAAACCCTATGCCGATGTCGTTCACAACGCCGTCGAACGGACTTGCCGCGCAAATGGAGTCAAGTTTCGGGCGGAAGACGCCAAGGCGATCTATGAGCGTGTACCCAGCTGGGGGCCGCATCCCGATGTGCCGGCCGGACTGGCGAAAGTTGCCAAGGAGATCCCGCTGGTGATCCTCTCCAACGCGATGAACAGCCAGATCATGTCGAATGTCGACAAGCTTGGCGCACCTTTCCATGCCGTCTATACGGCAGAACAGGCCAATGCCTACAAGCCGCGCTTCAAGGCCTTTGAATATATGTTCGACATGCTGGGTTGCGGACCGGAGGACATCCTGCATTGCTCGTCCTCCTTCCGCTACGACCTGATGTCGGCGCATGATCTCGGCATCAAGAACAAGGTCTGGGTCAATCGCGGCCATGAACCTGCAAATCCCTATTACGGCTATGTCGAGATCGCAGACATATCCGGCCTGGCCGGCGTCGTCGGGCTATAA
- a CDS encoding GNAT family N-acetyltransferase codes for MRTDSIDLVSFTPEHIDGALALSRQAKWPHRAEDWNLVLRLSHGVAAMDETGHVVGTILMTPYGEDCATINMVIVDENLRGRGLGRKLMDAAMALAGDRSLRLIATTDGLPLYRKLGFVAEGEIFQHQGHLADLVPGGDVEAATADDFSAIKTLDRAAFGADRSSLIDALANIAQVVVFRRNGRVEAYGALRAFGRGEVIGPVVATNAEDAKSVITALALRKSSTFLRVDTNEGSGLTGWLAEIGLSHVGGGIAMRRPTGNAVVSQNARIFALANQALG; via the coding sequence ATGCGAACCGACAGCATAGATTTGGTCAGCTTCACACCGGAGCATATAGACGGTGCACTCGCCCTCTCGCGCCAAGCCAAATGGCCTCACCGCGCCGAAGACTGGAATCTGGTCTTGCGCTTGAGCCATGGCGTAGCAGCCATGGACGAAACGGGTCATGTTGTGGGTACCATCCTGATGACCCCCTACGGGGAAGATTGCGCGACAATCAATATGGTGATCGTCGACGAGAACCTGCGCGGCCGCGGGCTTGGCCGCAAGCTCATGGACGCGGCAATGGCGCTTGCCGGTGATCGGTCTCTAAGGCTCATCGCAACCACGGACGGACTGCCGCTCTATCGCAAGCTCGGCTTTGTCGCCGAGGGCGAGATCTTCCAGCACCAGGGGCATCTTGCCGATCTCGTTCCGGGAGGGGATGTCGAGGCTGCGACCGCCGATGACTTTTCCGCGATCAAAACGCTCGACCGCGCAGCCTTCGGTGCCGACCGCAGCTCATTGATCGACGCCCTTGCGAACATCGCGCAAGTCGTTGTCTTTCGGCGTAATGGCCGCGTCGAAGCCTATGGCGCTCTGCGCGCCTTCGGGCGCGGCGAGGTGATCGGGCCTGTAGTCGCAACGAATGCCGAGGATGCGAAGTCTGTGATAACGGCGCTCGCCCTTCGCAAGTCGAGCACCTTCTTGCGAGTCGATACGAACGAAGGCTCGGGGCTGACTGGCTGGCTGGCGGAAATCGGCCTCAGCCATGTGGGTGGCGGCATTGCGATGCGACGACCGACTGGCAATGCGGTGGTCAGCCAGAACGCAAGAATATTTGCATTGGCCAATCAGGCCCTCGGATAA
- a CDS encoding aspartate aminotransferase family protein encodes MLANSLIELDRAHLIHPVSSYRGHEKLGVRVLRSAKGATVTDASGHQLVDGFAGLWCVNAGYGHESIVEAAARQMRELPYATGYFDLGCEAAIRLAAELADRAPGDLNHVFFTLGGSDAVDSTVRFVRYYWHAKGKPERDQFISIEQGYHGSSTVGAGLTALPGFHAGFGVPFDWQHKIPSPYPYRNPVGEEADAIIAASIADLKSKIEAIGAERVAAFYAEPIQGSGGVIVPPKGWLKAIRDLCSQYDILFIADEVITGFGRTGPLFACSYDEVVPDFMTTAKGLTSGYVPMGAVFMSDRVYDVIADSAGNAAIGHGYTYSAHPVSAAVGLEVLKLYEGGLLENGIKAGARLMAGLESLRDHPLVGDVRGRGMLAAVELVVDKVKKTPLPSAAAPARRIFDRAWDNGLVIRAFAHGVLGYAPPLCCTDGDIDAILERTRKTLDQTLDDPDVRDAMR; translated from the coding sequence ATGCTCGCCAACTCCCTTATCGAACTCGATCGCGCGCACCTCATCCATCCGGTCTCATCCTATCGCGGCCATGAAAAGCTGGGCGTGCGGGTGCTACGATCCGCAAAGGGCGCGACTGTCACCGATGCATCCGGCCACCAGCTCGTCGATGGATTTGCCGGCCTCTGGTGTGTGAACGCCGGCTACGGGCATGAGAGCATCGTCGAGGCGGCGGCCCGCCAGATGCGTGAACTCCCTTATGCGACCGGCTATTTCGATCTCGGCTGCGAGGCGGCCATTCGTCTCGCAGCCGAACTCGCCGACCGGGCGCCCGGCGACCTCAATCATGTCTTCTTCACGCTCGGCGGATCGGATGCGGTCGACAGCACGGTGCGTTTCGTGCGCTACTACTGGCATGCGAAGGGCAAGCCGGAGCGCGATCAGTTCATCTCGATCGAGCAAGGCTACCACGGCTCCTCGACGGTCGGAGCCGGCTTGACGGCGCTGCCGGGATTTCACGCCGGCTTCGGCGTCCCCTTCGATTGGCAGCACAAGATCCCCTCGCCCTATCCTTACCGCAATCCGGTCGGCGAAGAGGCGGACGCCATCATTGCCGCGTCGATCGCAGACCTCAAATCAAAGATCGAGGCGATCGGCGCCGAGCGCGTAGCGGCATTTTATGCCGAACCGATCCAGGGATCAGGCGGTGTCATCGTGCCGCCGAAAGGCTGGCTGAAGGCGATCCGCGATCTCTGCAGCCAGTATGACATTCTTTTCATCGCCGATGAGGTCATCACCGGCTTCGGCAGAACCGGTCCGTTGTTTGCCTGTTCGTACGACGAAGTCGTTCCCGACTTCATGACGACGGCCAAGGGCCTGACCTCCGGCTACGTGCCGATGGGCGCGGTCTTCATGTCAGATCGTGTTTATGATGTCATCGCTGACAGTGCCGGAAATGCCGCCATCGGCCATGGCTACACCTATTCGGCCCATCCCGTCAGCGCCGCCGTCGGGCTCGAGGTGCTGAAGCTCTACGAGGGCGGCCTTCTGGAAAACGGCATCAAGGCAGGCGCGCGCCTGATGGCGGGGCTGGAAAGCCTGCGTGACCATCCGCTGGTCGGCGATGTCCGCGGCCGCGGGATGCTGGCGGCCGTCGAGCTCGTCGTCGACAAGGTCAAGAAGACACCGTTACCAAGTGCTGCCGCGCCGGCTCGCAGGATTTTCGATCGCGCCTGGGATAATGGCCTCGTCATCCGCGCATTCGCCCATGGCGTGCTTGGATACGCGCCACCACTTTGCTGCACGGACGGTGATATCGACGCGATCCTGGAGCGCACACGTAAGACACTCGACCAGACTTTGGATGATCCGGACGTTCGGGATGCCATGCGTTGA
- a CDS encoding HAD-IA family hydrolase, with product MAKDFQDFKYLTFDVVGTLIDFEGGIKTCLTEIATEVGTSIDGEEALRLYRQARYSEDADLFPDDLSRVYMVIAPALGLPAEDRYARRLRDSVANWNAFDDSAAALAELKITHRLVAMTNARRWALDHFEKKLGSPFFATFTADDTGTEKPDPAFFEQVFEFVTGKGASKNDILHVAQSQYHDIGISRKLGLTNCWIERRHAQNGYGGTIEPENFTQPDYHFTSMAAFASAVKERLTERQ from the coding sequence TTGGCCAAAGATTTTCAGGACTTCAAATATCTCACTTTCGACGTCGTCGGCACGCTCATTGATTTCGAAGGCGGCATAAAGACCTGCCTCACCGAGATTGCGACGGAAGTCGGCACCTCCATCGACGGCGAGGAAGCATTGAGACTCTACCGCCAGGCGCGCTACAGCGAGGATGCGGATCTCTTTCCGGACGATCTCTCACGCGTCTACATGGTCATTGCACCCGCACTCGGCCTGCCGGCGGAAGATCGTTATGCGCGGCGGCTGCGCGATTCGGTGGCCAACTGGAACGCGTTCGACGACAGCGCGGCAGCACTTGCCGAGCTCAAGATAACACATCGCCTCGTCGCAATGACAAATGCTCGCCGCTGGGCGCTCGATCATTTTGAAAAGAAGCTGGGCTCGCCGTTCTTTGCGACCTTTACCGCCGACGATACCGGCACGGAAAAGCCAGATCCCGCCTTCTTCGAACAGGTATTCGAATTCGTCACCGGCAAAGGGGCAAGCAAGAACGATATCCTGCATGTCGCCCAGAGCCAGTATCACGATATCGGCATTTCGCGAAAACTTGGTCTCACCAATTGCTGGATCGAGCGCCGTCATGCGCAGAACGGCTATGGCGGGACGATAGAGCCCGAAAACTTCACTCAACCCGACTACCACTTCACGTCGATGGCGGCCTTCGCCTCGGCGGTCAAGGAAAGGCTGACCGAAAGACAATGA
- a CDS encoding ABC transporter substrate-binding protein produces the protein MTDRITNWTTADDAMVENAIRRGATRRDLLKLMLAGGVAVSSAGIILGRATQAVAATPVSGGAFKGAGWSSSTADTLDPAKASLSTDYVRCCSLYNRLTFIDKAGVTQMELAESIESKDAKTWTIKLRKGVTFHDGKELTADDVVFSLKRHLDPGVGSKVAKIAAQMTGFKAVDKSTVEITLADPNADLPTILALHHFMIVANGTTDFSKGNGTGAFVLETFDPGNRSVVVKNKNYWKSGQPYLDSFEFFAISDDNARVNALLSGDIHLAAAINPRAVKLVDGQSGFALSKTTSGNYTNLNMRLDMTPGNKKDFVDGMKSLVNREQIVKSALRGFGEVANDQPVSPASIYHNNDLKPKAFDPDKAKFHFQKAGVLGQSIPVIASDAAGSSIDMAMIIQAAGANIGMKLDVQRVPSDGYWDNYWLKAPIHFGNINPRPTPDILFSLLYASNAPWNESQYKSEKFDKMLIEARGLLDQTKRKQIYDEMQVMIADEAGTIIPAYISNVDAISSKVHGLEANPLGGMMGYAMAEYLWLQA, from the coding sequence ATGACTGACAGAATTACAAACTGGACCACCGCCGACGACGCAATGGTGGAAAACGCCATCCGGCGCGGAGCAACGCGGCGCGATCTTCTGAAACTGATGCTGGCGGGAGGCGTCGCGGTATCATCAGCAGGCATCATTCTCGGCCGCGCCACGCAGGCCGTTGCAGCCACGCCAGTCTCGGGCGGCGCGTTCAAGGGGGCCGGCTGGTCGTCGTCCACCGCCGACACGCTAGACCCCGCCAAGGCTTCCCTGTCGACAGACTATGTGCGCTGCTGCTCGCTCTACAATCGCCTGACCTTCATCGACAAGGCCGGCGTAACGCAAATGGAGCTTGCCGAGAGCATCGAAAGCAAGGACGCCAAGACCTGGACGATCAAGCTGCGCAAGGGCGTGACGTTCCATGACGGCAAGGAACTGACGGCCGACGACGTCGTCTTCTCGCTGAAGCGCCATCTCGACCCGGGCGTCGGCTCCAAGGTTGCCAAGATCGCCGCCCAGATGACCGGCTTCAAGGCGGTCGACAAGTCGACCGTCGAAATTACGCTTGCCGACCCGAATGCCGACCTGCCGACCATTCTGGCGCTCCATCACTTCATGATCGTTGCCAACGGCACGACGGACTTTTCGAAAGGCAACGGCACCGGCGCTTTCGTTCTCGAAACCTTCGATCCGGGCAATCGCTCGGTCGTCGTCAAGAACAAGAACTACTGGAAGTCTGGCCAACCCTATCTCGACTCCTTCGAGTTCTTCGCCATCAGCGACGACAATGCCCGTGTGAATGCCCTGCTCTCGGGCGACATTCATCTTGCCGCCGCGATCAATCCGCGCGCTGTGAAGCTGGTCGATGGCCAGTCGGGCTTTGCCCTGTCGAAAACGACAAGCGGCAATTACACCAATCTCAACATGCGCCTCGACATGACGCCGGGGAACAAGAAAGACTTCGTCGACGGGATGAAGTCTCTGGTCAACCGCGAGCAGATCGTCAAATCAGCATTGCGCGGCTTTGGGGAAGTGGCCAACGATCAGCCCGTCTCTCCGGCCAGCATCTATCACAACAATGATTTGAAGCCGAAAGCCTTCGATCCGGACAAGGCCAAGTTCCACTTCCAGAAGGCGGGCGTGCTCGGCCAATCCATTCCGGTGATCGCGTCCGATGCAGCGGGTTCGTCGATCGATATGGCGATGATCATTCAGGCGGCCGGCGCGAATATCGGCATGAAGCTCGATGTCCAGCGCGTTCCGTCCGACGGCTACTGGGATAATTACTGGCTGAAGGCGCCGATCCATTTCGGCAACATCAATCCGCGCCCGACGCCCGACATCCTGTTCTCGCTCCTCTACGCTTCGAATGCCCCATGGAATGAGAGCCAGTACAAGTCGGAGAAATTCGACAAGATGCTGATCGAAGCCCGTGGCTTGCTCGATCAGACCAAGCGCAAGCAGATCTACGACGAAATGCAGGTGATGATCGCCGACGAGGCAGGCACCATCATCCCTGCCTATATCTCGAATGTGGATGCCATTTCGAGCAAGGTACACGGATTGGAAGCCAATCCGCTCGGTGGCATGATGGGTTACGCGATGGCGGAGTATCTCTGGCTCCAGGCCTGA
- a CDS encoding ABC transporter permease produces MRSEVSFLVLNRLFIAIISLLIVSFAVFFATSMLPGDTASILLGQAATPEAVAGLRKAMHLDEPAILRFMGWLLGLMRGDLGISYANNMPVAQLIGGRLVATLELAAITTLVSVPLALLLGITSAMLRGSYYDRLVTVISIGVISVPEFMVATLAVLLFAVYLRWLPALSSTSEAHTLFDLMKIYAMPVITLTFVISAQMIRMTRAALIETLKTPYVEMALLKGASRSRMVFRHALPNALGPIVNAIALSLSYLVGGVIIVETIFNYPGIAKLMVDAVATRDLPLIQSCAMIFCLGYLLLITAADIIAILSNPRLR; encoded by the coding sequence TTGAGATCCGAGGTTTCCTTTCTTGTCCTGAACCGGCTCTTCATTGCGATCATCTCCTTGCTGATCGTGTCGTTCGCCGTGTTTTTCGCAACCAGCATGCTGCCGGGAGATACCGCTTCGATCCTGCTCGGCCAGGCGGCGACGCCGGAAGCGGTGGCAGGCTTGCGCAAGGCCATGCACCTCGACGAGCCGGCAATCCTGCGGTTCATGGGATGGCTTTTGGGCTTGATGAGGGGCGACCTCGGCATCTCCTATGCGAATAACATGCCCGTCGCGCAGCTGATCGGCGGCCGCCTGGTGGCGACGCTGGAGCTTGCGGCCATCACCACTCTCGTCTCCGTGCCACTGGCACTGCTGCTCGGCATTACGTCTGCCATGCTTCGCGGCTCCTATTATGATCGGCTCGTGACCGTCATCTCGATCGGCGTCATATCGGTGCCCGAATTCATGGTCGCGACGCTCGCGGTCTTGCTGTTCGCCGTTTATCTGCGCTGGCTGCCGGCATTGTCGTCGACGAGCGAGGCCCATACGCTCTTCGATCTCATGAAAATCTATGCCATGCCGGTCATTACGCTTACCTTTGTCATTTCGGCCCAAATGATCCGGATGACCCGGGCAGCCCTCATCGAAACGCTGAAGACGCCCTATGTCGAAATGGCCCTGCTCAAGGGCGCCTCGCGCAGCCGCATGGTGTTCCGGCACGCATTGCCCAATGCTCTCGGGCCGATCGTCAATGCCATTGCGCTTTCGCTCTCCTACCTCGTCGGCGGCGTCATCATCGTCGAGACGATCTTCAACTATCCGGGCATCGCCAAGCTGATGGTGGACGCGGTCGCAACCCGCGATCTGCCGCTCATCCAGAGCTGCGCGATGATCTTCTGCCTCGGCTATCTCTTGCTGATCACCGCCGCCGACATCATTGCAATCCTGTCAAATCCGAGGCTGCGATGA
- a CDS encoding ABC transporter permease has translation MITKSLAPRPSSLFGYKVSPVGVVAFTIILGWTIVALFAPYIIPYSVGDIVDTDYFGPMSPQLWLGSDYLGRDMLSRVLMGARYTVGISLAAVALCCFCGVALGMTAAVIGGWFDTILSRFLDALNSIPSKLFGLVVVAAVGSSIPVLIITLAVIYTPGAYRFARALAVNINTMDFITVARSRGEKVGYIIGSEILPNIIRPVLADFGLRFVFVVLLLSGLSFLGLGLQPPYADWGALVRENIGGLPFAAPAVIVPSFAIASLTISVNLLIDNLPRRIRDRSA, from the coding sequence ATGATCACGAAAAGCTTGGCTCCCCGCCCCTCATCTCTGTTTGGCTACAAGGTCAGCCCCGTTGGCGTTGTGGCTTTCACCATCATCCTCGGCTGGACGATCGTCGCCCTGTTCGCGCCCTATATTATCCCCTACTCAGTCGGAGATATCGTCGATACGGATTATTTCGGCCCGATGAGCCCGCAATTGTGGCTCGGCTCCGACTATCTCGGCCGCGACATGCTCTCGCGTGTGCTGATGGGCGCGCGCTATACTGTCGGCATTTCATTGGCTGCCGTGGCACTCTGCTGTTTTTGCGGCGTGGCGCTCGGCATGACCGCGGCCGTGATCGGCGGATGGTTCGACACGATCCTGAGCCGGTTTCTCGACGCCTTGAATTCGATCCCGAGCAAGCTTTTCGGCCTGGTCGTCGTTGCCGCTGTCGGCTCGTCCATTCCGGTGCTGATTATCACGCTCGCCGTCATTTATACCCCCGGCGCCTATCGCTTTGCCCGCGCCCTTGCCGTCAACATCAACACGATGGATTTCATCACGGTTGCGCGCAGCCGCGGCGAGAAAGTCGGCTACATCATCGGCTCCGAAATCCTGCCGAACATTATCCGGCCGGTACTGGCAGATTTCGGCCTGCGCTTCGTCTTTGTCGTGCTCCTGCTATCGGGCCTTTCCTTTCTTGGCCTCGGCCTGCAGCCGCCCTATGCCGACTGGGGAGCGCTGGTCCGCGAAAATATTGGCGGGTTGCCTTTCGCCGCTCCTGCCGTGATCGTGCCCTCCTTTGCCATCGCCAGCCTCACCATCAGCGTCAACCTGCTGATCGACAACCTGCCGCGCAGGATCAGGGACAGGAGCGCATGA
- a CDS encoding ABC transporter ATP-binding protein produces the protein MTNLVEIRNLKVEARTDSGRVIEIIKDVSFDIAKGEIVALIGESGSGKTTIALTLMGHAREGCRISGGKIQVDGQDMAALSESERAKVRGTTVAYIPQSAAAAFNPATKIIEQVMEVTRIHRLMPPEQARRRAIELFRALSLPNPETIGERYPHQVSGGQLQRLAAAMALIGEPKLVIFDEPTTALDVTTQIDVLKAFKSVIRAGDIAGVYVSHDLAVVAQIADRIAVLKGGEIQELARTEAILTRPSHPYTRELLAAFEPKQAIRDNKTGGSIAPVLRIDSLVAGYGDLQPNGLPAVCAVQSVSLEVEKGRNLGIIGESGCGKSTLARAIAGILPAVSGTIGFNGSDMNRTAKLRTRDQLREMQIVFQYADTALNPAKSIADILERPLVFYHGMDRKAREARVDQLLDMVRLPRALRYRYPSELSGGQKQRVNFARALAAEPRLIICDEITSALDTVVAAAIIDLLKELQRELHLSYIFISHDLSVVEAICDEIVVMYGGKKVEQITRETTNAPRHPYSQLLFGSVPKLDPTWLDNLVQDPALKREYGHG, from the coding sequence ATGACCAACCTCGTTGAAATCAGGAATCTCAAGGTCGAGGCCAGGACGGACTCCGGCCGGGTCATCGAGATCATCAAGGACGTCAGCTTCGACATCGCCAAGGGCGAAATCGTCGCGCTGATCGGCGAAAGCGGCTCGGGCAAGACGACGATCGCCCTGACGCTCATGGGACATGCGCGAGAAGGCTGCCGCATCTCCGGCGGCAAGATCCAGGTCGACGGGCAGGACATGGCCGCGCTCTCCGAAAGCGAACGGGCGAAAGTCCGTGGCACGACGGTCGCCTATATCCCGCAAAGCGCGGCGGCGGCCTTCAATCCCGCCACGAAGATCATCGAGCAGGTGATGGAGGTCACCCGCATTCATCGGCTGATGCCGCCCGAACAAGCGCGCCGTCGCGCGATCGAGCTCTTTCGGGCGCTGTCGCTCCCAAATCCGGAAACGATCGGCGAACGATATCCGCATCAGGTCTCCGGCGGTCAGTTGCAGCGGCTCGCCGCCGCCATGGCGCTAATTGGCGAACCCAAGCTCGTCATCTTTGACGAACCGACCACCGCGCTCGATGTGACAACACAGATCGACGTGCTGAAAGCGTTCAAATCCGTCATTCGTGCCGGAGATATTGCCGGCGTTTACGTCTCCCACGATCTGGCGGTCGTGGCGCAGATCGCCGATCGCATCGCTGTGCTCAAGGGCGGCGAAATCCAGGAATTGGCGAGAACTGAAGCGATCCTGACGCGGCCGAGCCATCCCTATACGCGCGAGTTGTTGGCAGCCTTCGAGCCGAAGCAGGCCATCCGCGACAACAAAACAGGCGGGTCGATTGCGCCCGTACTGAGGATCGACAGCCTGGTCGCCGGCTATGGCGATCTCCAGCCCAACGGCCTGCCGGCGGTCTGTGCGGTTCAATCCGTGAGCCTCGAGGTGGAGAAAGGCAGAAATCTCGGCATCATCGGAGAGTCCGGATGCGGAAAGTCGACGCTCGCGCGTGCGATTGCCGGAATACTGCCGGCCGTGTCAGGCACCATCGGCTTCAATGGCAGCGACATGAATCGCACCGCCAAATTGCGCACACGCGATCAATTGCGGGAGATGCAGATCGTTTTTCAATATGCCGATACCGCGCTCAATCCGGCAAAGTCGATCGCCGATATTCTCGAGCGGCCCTTGGTCTTCTATCACGGCATGGATCGCAAGGCGCGGGAGGCGAGAGTCGATCAACTGCTTGACATGGTGCGATTGCCCCGCGCGCTTCGCTATCGCTATCCGTCGGAATTATCGGGCGGCCAAAAACAGCGTGTGAATTTCGCCCGCGCCCTGGCCGCCGAGCCACGCCTGATCATCTGCGATGAAATTACCTCCGCCCTCGACACCGTCGTTGCCGCCGCGATCATCGATCTCCTCAAGGAGCTGCAACGTGAGCTGCATCTATCCTACATCTTCATCAGCCATGATCTCTCGGTCGTCGAGGCAATCTGCGACGAGATCGTCGTGATGTATGGCGGGAAGAAGGTGGAGCAAATCACGCGTGAGACCACGAATGCGCCTCGTCACCCCTATTCGCAACTGCTGTTCGGGTCCGTTCCCAAGCTTGATCCGACCTGGCTTGACAATCTTGTCCAGGATCCAGCGCTCAAGCGTGAATATGGTCACGGCTAA
- a CDS encoding Lrp/AsnC family transcriptional regulator: protein MKLDRIDIKILYELQRNGRITNVELAELVALSPSPCLMRVKRLQAEGYIEGYSAQINLAKLGQTLTVFTEITLKNHRQIDFARFLNVVEKIDQVIECHLVSGGYDYLIKFVTAGIGEYQTIMERLTDMDIGIDKYFSFVVLKSPIVKSHMPLTSLFPM from the coding sequence ATGAAACTGGATCGGATCGACATCAAAATCCTCTACGAGCTTCAGAGAAACGGCCGCATCACCAATGTCGAGTTGGCAGAGCTGGTGGCTCTTTCGCCCAGCCCATGCCTCATGCGCGTCAAGCGGCTGCAGGCGGAAGGATATATCGAGGGCTATTCGGCGCAGATCAATCTCGCCAAACTTGGCCAGACTTTGACCGTCTTTACCGAAATTACCCTGAAGAACCACAGGCAGATCGACTTTGCCCGCTTCCTTAACGTGGTCGAGAAAATCGACCAGGTGATCGAGTGCCATCTCGTCTCGGGCGGTTACGACTATCTCATCAAGTTCGTCACCGCCGGGATCGGCGAGTACCAGACCATCATGGAACGGCTGACCGACATGGATATCGGCATCGACAAGTATTTCAGTTTCGTCGTGCTCAAATCACCGATCGTCAAGTCGCATATGCCGCTCACCAGCCTGTTTCCCATGTAA
- a CDS encoding FAD-binding oxidoreductase, whose translation MPAPLCLIESSPILPKSADAVVIGGGIVGVFTAYYLARSGLRVALVEKGLIGAEQSSRNWGWCRQQNRDGRELPIATKSLDLWERFAADSGEDTGFRRCGLFYLSNDEQEIAGWARWHDFARTVGVTTHMLDSAAATERGRATGRIWKGGVFSPTDGVADPANAAPAVARAIMKLGSTVHQNCAARGLETEAGRVSGVITESGVIRTKTAILAGGAWASSFCRQLGIRFPQASVRSSILAVSAGAEGLPDALHTSGVSITRRGGDGYTLAISGRGRIDLTPQQLRFSSQFVPMFLKRRKSLSPGGLEGFRSGHESLKRWRLDRATPMEHMRILDPRPDHATIELTHARALELLPELRKTKITAGWAGYIDSTPDGVPGIGEISTLPGFILAAGFSGHGFGIGPGAGHLIADIVTDAAPIVDPLPYHPSRFASSVWGKVADF comes from the coding sequence ATGCCTGCACCGCTTTGCCTTATCGAAAGCTCGCCGATATTGCCGAAGTCCGCCGATGCCGTCGTGATCGGCGGGGGGATCGTCGGCGTTTTCACGGCATATTATCTTGCACGATCGGGCCTGCGCGTAGCGCTTGTCGAAAAGGGCCTGATCGGCGCGGAGCAGTCCAGCCGCAATTGGGGATGGTGCCGGCAGCAGAATCGCGACGGGCGCGAGCTGCCGATCGCGACGAAAAGCCTCGATCTCTGGGAGCGATTTGCCGCCGACAGCGGCGAGGATACAGGCTTTCGCCGCTGTGGCCTGTTCTATCTCAGCAATGACGAACAGGAGATCGCCGGCTGGGCGCGCTGGCACGACTTTGCCAGAACGGTCGGTGTCACGACACATATGCTCGACAGCGCTGCTGCGACCGAGCGTGGCCGCGCCACGGGGCGCATCTGGAAAGGCGGCGTCTTCTCGCCGACCGACGGAGTTGCCGATCCGGCCAATGCCGCGCCAGCGGTGGCACGCGCGATCATGAAGCTCGGCAGTACCGTTCATCAGAACTGCGCCGCCCGCGGCCTGGAAACGGAAGCAGGACGCGTCAGCGGCGTGATCACCGAAAGCGGCGTGATCCGCACCAAGACCGCGATCCTCGCCGGCGGCGCCTGGGCGTCATCCTTCTGCCGGCAGCTGGGCATCCGCTTTCCCCAAGCCTCCGTTCGCTCGTCCATCCTGGCCGTTTCCGCCGGCGCCGAGGGATTGCCGGATGCCTTGCACACCAGCGGCGTATCGATCACGCGTCGCGGCGGCGACGGGTATACGCTGGCCATCAGCGGCCGAGGCCGGATCGATTTGACGCCGCAACAATTGCGGTTCTCATCGCAATTTGTTCCGATGTTCCTCAAGCGGCGAAAAAGCCTTTCGCCCGGTGGGCTCGAAGGCTTTCGCTCTGGCCACGAATCTTTGAAACGCTGGCGGCTCGATCGAGCAACACCGATGGAACATATGCGCATTCTCGATCCAAGGCCGGACCATGCTACCATCGAACTGACGCATGCAAGGGCACTGGAACTCCTGCCGGAGCTTCGCAAGACTAAGATCACGGCCGGCTGGGCGGGCTATATCGACAGCACGCCGGACGGTGTTCCCGGCATCGGCGAGATCTCAACCCTTCCCGGCTTCATTCTCGCCGCCGGATTTTCCGGCCATGGTTTCGGGATCGGACCCGGGGCCGGCCATTTGATTGCCGATATCGTGACCGACGCTGCACCCATCGTCGATCCACTGCCCTATCATCCCAGTCGCTTTGCCTCATCCGTTTGGGGCAAGGTCGCGGATTTCTGA